In Triticum aestivum cultivar Chinese Spring chromosome 5B, IWGSC CS RefSeq v2.1, whole genome shotgun sequence, the following proteins share a genomic window:
- the LOC123111954 gene encoding protein GAMETE EXPRESSED 1 has translation MRKNASFVLLILACLWLCPLRGSGLSWNIFSSPSSSASGNRAPVMELDGAVADFSMDVTNNPRGVKLLENARNKLAGPKNCWQEAYRNLFASCGEIMADKERQARLAWHLSSCYQEDSGRPAFPSCAGGSKMVHCRKKLGDSESKVFLEFFLETNTLCHQLQAEAFKHSTERLVNDLTRSSKSAEENLEVIEARSEEIIKESGKVQDALSSIEAQADRLAETSKGVGAQIDDVLAHSRTISDQSKEIAASQAELKEGQAEMRKKIEAGMERIQESYDQLGDGMGKLTEEAVGIQKEIGTVGDLMSSKMLVLQGTADEIGSVAGKSLENQMQLLDGQNKAMDGLTSLHTFQSQALEESRETLEKLALFGQRQQEELLSKQEQIRQAHDHLILNSHSILAAQEEFRAKQANIFAALDKLYILHNAILAESRFIKAFFFYCCIVFLIYMLTSAKQTFSIRGQLYFGLCITLLLEMGLIKFAAGNFDNLFWVLSKVFLVRLLFLAAATIQILHSIFTFRDYEVLNHRLLQTLVEKVRTLEENAGDRMLSYGSESDESLRNYSWVFDELTDEADSTVDPNYALPEQTRRRYNALPEEVAENSITTSGSRRYNLRRRSKQ, from the exons ATGAGGAAGAATGCATCGTTCGTCTTGTTGATTTTGGCCTGCTTGTGGCTGTGCCCTCTGCGGGGCAGCGGGCTCTCATGGAACATTTTCTCGTCTCCGTCGTCCTCGGCGTCCGGTAACAGGGCGCCGGTGATGGAGCTCGACGGCGCGGTGGCCGACTTCTCCATGGACGTCACCAACAACCCGCGAGGGGTGAAGCTGCTGGAGAACGCGCGGAACAAGCTGGCGGGCCCCAAGAACTGCTGGCAGGAGGCGTACCGGAACCTCTTCGCCAGCTGCGGCGAGATCATGGCCGACAAGGAGCGGCAGGCCCGCCTGGCGTGGCACCTCAGCAGCTGCTACCAGGAGGACTCGGGCCGCCCGGCCTTCCCGTCCTGCGCCGGCGGCTCCAAGATGGTGCACTGCCGCAAGAAGCTCGGCGACTCCGAGAGCAAGGTGTTCCTCGAGTTCTTCCTGGAGACCAACACGCTGTGCCACCAGCTGCAGGCGGAGGCCTTCAAGCACAGCACGGAGCGGCTGGTGAACGACCTGACGCGGTCCTCCAAGTCGGCGGAGGAGAACCTGGAGGTGATTGAGGCGCGGTCGGAGGAGATCATCAAGGAGTCCGGGAAGGTGCAGGACGCGCTGTCGTCCATCGAGGCGCAGGCGGACCGCCTCGCGGAGACGTCCAAGGGCGTGGGCGCGCAGATCGACGACGTGCTGGCGCACTCCAGGACCATCTCCGATCAGTCCAAGGAGATCGCCGCCTCTCAGGCGGAGCTCAAGGAAGGGCAGGCCGAGATGAGGAAGAAGATCGAGGCCGGCATGGAGCGCATCCAGGAGTCGTACGATCAGCTGGGGGACGGGATGGGGAAGCTCACCGAGGAGGCCGTGGGCATTCAGAAAGAGATTGGAACTGTCGGCGACCTGATGTCTTCCAAGATGCTGGTTCTGCAGGGCACCGCGGATGAGATTGGGAGTGTGGCGGGCAAATCACTCGAGAATCAGATGCAGCTGTTGGATGGGCAGAACAAGGCCATGGATGGATTGACTAGCCTCCACACCTTTCAGTCACAGGCTCTCGAGGAAAGCAG GGAAACATTGGAGAAACTTGCACTGTTTGGGCAGCGTCAGCAGGAAGAGTTGCTGTCCAAGCAGGAGCAGATCCGGCAGGCTCATGATCATCTCATTCTGAATTCACACTCCATACTGGCAGCTCAG GAGGAGTTCAGAGCGAAGCAGGCTAACATCTTCGCGGCGCTGGACAAGCTCTACATCCTCCACAACGCCATTCTAGCAGAGTCCCGCTTCATCAAGGCCTTCTTCTTCTACTGCTGCATCGTCTTCCTCATCTACATGCTCACCAGCGCCAAGCAGACGTTCAGCATCAGAGGCCAACTCTACTTCG GTTTGTGCATCACGCTCCTGCTAGAGATGGGCCTGATCAAGTTCGCAGCCGGCAACTTCGACAACCTGTTCTGGGTCCTGTCCAAGGTGTTCTTGGTCAGATTGTTGTTCCTGGCTGCCGCCACTATTCAGATATTGCATTCCATATTCACATTCAG ggaCTACGAAGTTCTGAACCACCGGCTGCTCCAGACGCTGGTGGAGAAGGTCCGGACACTGGAGGAGAATGCAGGCGACAGGATGCTCTCGTACGGCTCGGAGAGCGACGAGAGCCTGAGGAATTACTCGTGGGTCTTCGACGAGCTGACGGATGAGGCGGACAGCACAGTCGACCCTAACTACGCCTTGCCGGAGCAAACTCGCCGAAGGTACAACGCCTTGCCGGAAGAGGTCGCCGAGAACTCCATCACCACGTCGGGTAGCCGGAGGTACAACCTGCGGCGGCGGAGCAAGCAGTGA